One stretch of Cohnella algarum DNA includes these proteins:
- the hxlA gene encoding 3-hexulose-6-phosphate synthase yields MQLQLALDLVGIPEAIELVREVEAFIDIVEIGTPVVINEGLHAVKAVKDAFPKLNVLADLKIMDAGGYEVMKASEAGADIVTVLGVSDNSTIVGAVEEAKKRNKKIMVDMINVKNLEERAQEIDGLGVDYICVHSGYDHQAAGLDSFADLAAIQRVVKNAKTAIAGGIKLDTLPEVVAAGPDLVIVGGGITGQADKPSVAAEMRRLIGRA; encoded by the coding sequence ATGCAACTGCAATTGGCGCTGGATCTGGTGGGCATCCCGGAAGCGATCGAACTCGTTCGGGAGGTCGAAGCGTTTATCGATATCGTGGAAATCGGCACCCCTGTCGTCATCAACGAAGGACTTCATGCGGTCAAAGCGGTCAAGGACGCGTTCCCGAAGCTTAACGTGCTGGCCGATCTGAAAATTATGGACGCGGGCGGCTATGAAGTAATGAAAGCTTCCGAAGCGGGTGCGGATATCGTGACCGTGCTCGGCGTCTCGGACAATTCGACCATCGTCGGAGCCGTGGAAGAAGCGAAAAAACGGAACAAAAAAATTATGGTCGACATGATCAACGTCAAAAATCTGGAGGAACGCGCGCAAGAGATCGACGGGCTCGGCGTGGATTATATTTGCGTCCATTCCGGATACGACCACCAGGCCGCGGGCCTCGACTCGTTTGCGGATTTGGCGGCGATCCAGCGCGTCGTCAAAAACGCCAAAACCGCGATCGCGGGCGGCATCAAGCTGGACACGCTGCCCGAGGTCGTGGCGGCGGGGCCGGATTTGGTCATCGTCGGCGGCGGGATTACCGGCCAGGCCGACAAGCCTTCGGTCGCCGCGGAGATGCGGCGGCTGATCGGACGGGCCTGA